The following is a genomic window from Chloracidobacterium sp..
TCAGCTGCACGGCGACGAGCAGCCGCCCCAAGCGGCCTCTGTCTCGAAGATGTGCAACGCCGGTGTTATAAAGGCGATCCGCAAACCGGATCAAATGAATGAAGCGTTCCTTGGTCGTTTCGATTGCACCGCATTCCTACTCGACGGCTTCTCGCCGATCGAATACGGAGGCACCGGCCGGGCCGTCGATCGAACGACCGCGGTTGAACTCGTTGCCAAGGGTTACACGATATACCTTGCAGGCGGCCTTACACCGGAAAATGCGGCGGAGGCCATTCGAGACGTTCGCCCGTTCGCGGTCGATGTTGCCAGCGGTGTTGAGATTTCTCCCGGCAAGAAAGACC
Proteins encoded in this region:
- a CDS encoding phosphoribosylanthranilate isomerase; the encoded protein is MTKIKICGITNVDDAIFAAGCGADVLGLNFYSVSPRYLEPEIAKQIVQKIRPLAENVRFAGVFVNEEPDEIRRIADEVGLDLIQLHGDEQPPQAASVSKMCNAGVIKAIRKPDQMNEAFLGRFDCTAFLLDGFSPIEYGGTGRAVDRTTAVELVAKGYTIYLAGGLTPENAAEAIRDVRPFAVDVASGVEISPGKKDRKKIEAFITAVRKVGRV